From Vitis vinifera cultivar Pinot Noir 40024 chromosome 14, ASM3070453v1, a single genomic window includes:
- the LOC100259979 gene encoding acetolactate synthase 1, chloroplastic — protein sequence MASTAASAAANLSISKPSPTLSFQSLTSHSRLILPGSKAKITVSVAHRITASLSDPKPKPSSAVSASISTAAPVATSSETFISRFAPDEPRKGCDVLVEALEREGVKHVFAYPGGASMEIHQALTRSNIIRNVLPRHEQGGVFAAEGYARASGRPGVCIATSGPGATNLVSGLADALLDSIPIVAITGQVPRRMIGTDAFQETPIVEVTRSITKHNYLVLDVEDIPHIVREAFFLATSGRPGPVLIDVPKDIQQQLVVPNWNKGLRLPGYTFRLPKSPEKAHLEQIVRLISESKRPVLYVGGGCMNSSEELKRFVDLTGIPVASTLMGLGAFPCTDKLSLQMLGMHGTMYANYAVDRSDLLLAFGVRFDDRVTGKIEAFASRAKIVHIDIDPAEIGKNKQPHVSVCADVKQALTGMNSLLEETGAKSKYDFSSWRDELNEQKAKYPLSFKTFGEAIPPQYAIQVLDELTDGNAIISSGVGQHQMWAAQFYKYRGPRQWLSSSGLGAMGFGLPAAMGAAVAKPDAVVVDIDGDGSFIMNVQELATIRVENLPVKIMLLNNQHLGMVVQWEDRFYKANRAHTYLGNPSNEAEIFPNMLKFAEACDIPAARVTKKSEVREAIKKMLETPGPYLLDVIVPHQEHVLPMIPSGGAFKDAINEGDGREAY from the coding sequence ATGGCGTCTACCGCCGCCAGCGCCGCTGCAAATCTCTCCATCTCCAAACCCTCTCCGACGCTTTCCTTCCAGTCGCTGACATCCCATTCCAGGCTTATCCTTCCCGGTTCTAAGGCAAAAATCACTGTCTCTGTCGCTCACCGCATCACGGCCTCTCTCTCTGATCCCAAACCCAAACCCTCATCTGCCGTTTCTGCCTCCATCTCCACCGCCGCCCCTGTGGCCACATCGTCGGAGACCTTCATTTCCAGATTTGCCCCCGACGAGCCCCGGAAGGGCTGCGATGTTCTCGTGGAAGCTCTCGAGCGGGAGGGCGTGAAACACGTATTCGCATATCCAGGTGGCGCCTCCATGGAGATCCATCAAGCCTTGACTCGCTCCAACATCATCCGAAATGTGTTGCCGAGACACGAGCAAGGCGGCGTCTTTGCCGCTGAAGGCTACGCCCGCGCGTCCGGTCGTCCTGGGGTTTGCATCGCCACCTCTGGACCTGGCGCCACCAATCTCGTGAGCGGCCTCGCGGATGCATTGCTTGATAGCATCCCAATCGTGGCGATTACTGGTCAGGTCCCTCGAAGGATGATTGGTACCGATGCTTTTCAAGAGACCCCAATTGTGGAGGTAACTCGATCGATTACGAAGCACAATTATTTGGTTCTTGATGTTGAAGACATTCCTCACATTGTGAGAGAAGCGTTTTTCCTTGCAACTTCAGGCCGACCAGGTCCAGTTTTGATTGATGTACCCAAAGATATACAACAGCAGCTCGTGGTTCCGAATTGGAACAAGGGACTTCGGCTGCCCGGGTACACATTTAGACTTCCCAAGTCGCCTGAAAAGGCCCATTTAGAACAGATTGTGCGGTTAATTTCAGAGTCAAAGAGGCCGGTTCTGTATGTTGGTGGAGGCTGTATGAACTCAAGTGAAGAGTTAAAGCGGTTTGTTGATCTTACTGGTATACCAGTGGCGAGTACTTTAATGGGTCTTGGTGCGTTCCCTTGCACAGACAAACTATCTCTTCAAATGCTCGGTATGCACGGGACTATGTATGCCAATTATGCTGTGGACAGGTCCGATTTGTTGCTGGCATTTGGTGTCAGGTTTGATGATCGTGTGACTGGTAAAATTGAAGCTTTTGCCAGCAGAGCTAAGATTGTTCATATCGACATTGATCCAGCCGAGATTGGGAAGAACAAGCAACCCCATGTTTCAGTTTGCGCGGATGTGAAGCAGGCGTTAACAGGGATGAACAGCTTATTGGAGGAGACTGGAGCAAAGTCTAAGTACGATTTCTCATCCTGGAGGGACGAACTTAATGAGCAGAAAGCAAAATATCCATTAAGTTTTAAAACATTTGGAGAAGCCATTCCTCCACAGTATGCTATCCAAGTTTTGGATGAACTGACCGATGGTAATGCAATAATTAGCAGTGGTGTTGGGCAACATCAGATGTGGGCTGCCCAATTTTACAAGTATAGGGGACCTCGTCAGTGGCTGTCCTCCAGCGGATTAGGTGCTATGGGTTTTGGGCTGCCTGCTGCCATGGGTGCTGCAGTTGCCAAACCTGATGCAGTTGTAGTTGACATTGATGGCGACGGAAGCTTTATAATGAATGTCCAGGAGTTGGCTACTATTCGGGTGGAAAATCTTCCAGTTAAGATTATGTTATTGAATAACCAGCATCTGGGTATGGTTGTTCAGTGGGAGGATCGGTTCTATAAGGCTAACAGGGCTCACACATATTTGGGGAACCCCTCTAATGAGGCTGAAATATTTCCCAACATGTTGAAGTTTGCTGAAGCCTGTGATATACCTGCTGCAAGAGTGACGAAGAAGTCGGAGGTTAGAGAGGCAATCAAAAAGATGTTGGAGACTCCAGGACCATACTTGCTGGATGTGATTGTACCTCATCAAGAGCATGTGCTGCCTATGATTCCGAGCGGTGGGGCTTTCAAAGATGCGATCAATGAGGGTGATGGAAGAGAAGCATACTGA
- the LOC100265182 gene encoding arabinogalactan O-methyltransferase 1, producing the protein MKNRRVLFERPWLLTVVIGGMIGAAILINSFGRTSSNSLLCSFSGAYTRPDHSDDSVAQTQLIAILHYATSRVVPQQSLAEIRVSFDVLQSLAPCNFLVYGLGHDSVMWSSFNPKGTTIFLEEDPKWVQTVLKQAPNLLAHTVRYRTHLSEADQLLRSYKSEPACLPPDVRLRDNTACRLALTGLPEEVYDTEWDLIMIDAPRGYFPEAPGRMGAIFTAAVMARARKRQGVTHVFLHDVNRRIEKVYAEEFLCKKNLVKAEGRLWHFAIPSAANDTMNSAFC; encoded by the coding sequence aTGAAGAATCGCCGAGTTCTTTTCGAGAGGCCGTGGCTACTCACCGTAGTGATTGGCGGTATGATCGGCGCGGCTATTCTCATCAACAGCTTCGGCCGAACGTCCAGCAACTCTCTCTTGTGTTCCTTCTCCGGCGCTTATACGAGACCCGACCACTCCGATGACTCAGTGGCGCAGACGCAGCTCATCGCCATTCTCCATTACGCAACATCTAGAGTGGTTCCGCAGCAATCTCTGGCGGAGATCAGAGTCTCGTTCGACGTCCTCCAATCTCTCGCTCCCTGCAACTTCTTGGTCTACGGGCTCGGCCACGATTCTGTTATGTGGTCCTCCTTCAACCCAAAAGGCACCACCATCTTCCTCGAAGAAGATCCCAAGTGGGTTCAGACTGTACTAAAACAAGCCCCTAACTTGCTAGCCCACACCGTCCGCTATCGTACGCACCTCTCCGAGGCGGATCAGCTTCTCCGCTCCTACAAATCGGAACCCGCTTGCTTGCCCCCTGACGTCCGCCTCCGCGACAACACTGCGTGTAGGTTAGCGCTGACCGGTTTGCCGGAGGAGGTGTACGATACGGAGTGGGATTTGATAATGATAGATGCGCCGAGGGGATATTTTCCCGAGGCGCCTGGGCGGATGGGAGCGATCTTCACGGCGGCGGTTATGGCGAGGGCGAGAAAACGCCAGGGCGTAACTCACGTATTTCTTCACGACGTTAACAGGAGGATCGAGAAGGTGTATGCTGAAGAGTTTCTGTGTAAAAAGAATTTGGTGAAGGCTGAAGGGAGGCTTTGGCACTTTGCGATTCCGTCGGCGGCCAATGATACGATGAACTCCGCCTTTTGCTAA